From a single Serratia surfactantfaciens genomic region:
- a CDS encoding phage holin family protein: MKMPWKNEPNILSMLIAFGMTLLGAIASYSFKVLNGEAFSWRTLLLQLFVSIFAGSTMVLIALHYGWPSEVMGGVAGMAGWSGASLIKALERRFLNKASEQ, translated from the coding sequence ATGAAAATGCCCTGGAAGAACGAGCCCAACATCCTATCGATGCTGATTGCGTTTGGTATGACCCTGCTGGGCGCTATTGCCAGCTACTCATTCAAGGTTCTGAACGGAGAAGCGTTCAGCTGGCGCACTTTATTACTGCAGCTTTTCGTCTCTATCTTTGCTGGTTCGACAATGGTGCTGATTGCCCTGCATTACGGTTGGCCATCTGAGGTTATGGGTGGCGTAGCCGGTATGGCTGGTTGGTCTGGCGCGTCATTGATTAAGGCGCTGGAGCGTCGATTCCTGAATAAAGCGAGCGAGCAATGA
- a CDS encoding antitermination protein, protein MRLESIPKYFAPKSPTFSDSPRATASDSLTGTDVMAAFGMCQAQAEFGLDLFLAKQGISSPERALERLKEYAKKTAGAHKALRKHSEEIQHRAIGVMVAFAFQDYSRSAASVRTCECCKGEGFIEAEVFSNKTHTPFAAKEFVRASIKMGVEGFKPSEYDVRRELREQVKLICPTCKGKKVISNACRCHGRGKVLDMKLSDKTGIPVMKDCDKCSGRGYARLPAEQVRKALSLEGLEIAETTWRRDYKPFYEQLVTQCHKEESIADAMLAAVTV, encoded by the coding sequence ATGAGATTAGAGTCGATTCCGAAATACTTTGCACCGAAATCACCGACCTTTAGCGACTCACCGCGCGCGACGGCTTCGGACTCTTTGACCGGTACTGATGTGATGGCGGCGTTCGGGATGTGCCAGGCGCAGGCAGAGTTCGGTCTGGATTTGTTTTTGGCAAAACAGGGCATCAGCTCACCTGAGCGCGCGCTGGAGCGGTTGAAGGAATACGCGAAAAAAACCGCCGGCGCACACAAGGCCCTCCGTAAGCACAGTGAAGAGATTCAGCACAGAGCGATCGGCGTCATGGTGGCGTTCGCATTCCAGGATTACTCGCGCAGCGCGGCCAGCGTCAGAACATGCGAATGCTGCAAGGGGGAGGGGTTTATTGAGGCTGAGGTCTTTTCTAACAAGACGCATACCCCGTTTGCAGCTAAAGAGTTCGTAAGGGCATCAATCAAAATGGGAGTAGAGGGATTTAAACCATCTGAATATGACGTAAGGCGTGAGTTGAGAGAGCAGGTAAAATTAATTTGCCCAACCTGCAAGGGAAAGAAGGTGATCAGCAACGCCTGCAGATGCCACGGACGCGGTAAGGTGCTGGACATGAAACTGAGCGACAAGACAGGGATCCCGGTGATGAAGGACTGCGACAAGTGCAGCGGAAGAGGGTATGCGCGCCTGCCGGCTGAGCAGGTTAGAAAAGCACTCTCTCTTGAAGGACTGGAGATAGCAGAAACCACCTGGCGCCGGGATTACAAGCCATTCTATGAGCAGCTTGTCACGCAGTGTCACAAAGAGGAAAGCATTGCGGATGCTATGCTGGCGGCGGTCACGGTTTAA
- a CDS encoding DUF2570 domain-containing protein: MNTSFSFRTMAIGLLVVALIVAGRLAFYFHSNAVKAGEKVKQLQSDNSLQANTIATQAFQFQRANEISSAANQYGINTDASTQGKEIEYRTILKKQPTCDLAVPAAIADGLLDYTHRLRSRAMSADTIVADATGAGAIASGTLTYCQAVLWIDPLLAALDKANNQLLEIRQLGEEKK; this comes from the coding sequence ATGAACACTTCATTCAGCTTCCGCACGATGGCGATCGGTCTATTGGTGGTGGCGCTGATTGTTGCTGGCAGGCTGGCGTTTTACTTCCACAGCAACGCAGTAAAGGCCGGTGAGAAGGTTAAGCAGCTTCAGAGCGATAACAGCCTGCAGGCGAATACAATCGCGACACAGGCGTTTCAGTTCCAGCGTGCCAACGAAATCAGCAGCGCGGCGAATCAGTACGGCATCAACACCGACGCGTCCACACAGGGGAAAGAAATTGAATACCGGACGATCCTCAAGAAACAGCCGACGTGTGATCTGGCTGTGCCTGCCGCTATTGCTGATGGGCTGCTCGACTACACGCACCGTCTACGTTCCCGCGCAATGTCAGCCGATACCATCGTCGCTGACGCAACCGGTGCTGGCGCCATTGCCTCCGGCACCCTGACTTATTGCCAAGCTGTGCTGTGGATTGATCCGTTGTTGGCAGCGCTCGACAAAGCGAACAACCAGCTTCTGGAGATACGCCAGCTTGGCGAAGAAAAAAAATAA
- a CDS encoding PBSX family phage terminase large subunit: MSEAVQLPIPAKLAPLFTVMDKRYRCSHGGRGSAKTRTFAMMTAVKAYQAMMNGEAGVILCAREFMNSLEESSMQEVKQAILSVPWLAANFDIGEKYIRTIDKSVNYVFCGLRHNLDSIKSKARILLCWVDEAESVSEIAWQKLSPTVREEGSEIWVTWNPERDGSATDKRFRKEAGDDCITVEMNYTDNPWFPDVLEGERLNDERRLDPATYAWVWEGAYLENSDKQVLAGKYRIAEFSDNLWKEAERLFFGADFGFAKDPNTLVRSFILHNRLYIEYEAYGQHTELDHMPELYDTIPGVRDWPIKADSARPETISYLKRQGFNISAAEKWQGSVEDGIAHLRGFDEIIIHPRCKNVAREARLWSYKTDRITGEVLPKLADGNEHCWDGIRYSLDGHIKRKSQAVGMLIPKRLR, encoded by the coding sequence ATGAGTGAAGCCGTTCAACTACCGATCCCAGCAAAGCTAGCTCCGCTGTTCACCGTAATGGATAAGCGCTATCGCTGCTCACACGGTGGCCGCGGTAGTGCTAAGACACGCACTTTTGCCATGATGACGGCAGTTAAAGCCTATCAGGCGATGATGAATGGCGAAGCTGGAGTGATCTTGTGTGCTCGTGAGTTCATGAACTCACTGGAAGAGTCGAGCATGCAGGAGGTTAAGCAGGCGATCCTATCTGTGCCATGGTTAGCAGCCAACTTCGATATTGGTGAGAAGTACATCCGAACCATCGATAAGAGCGTGAATTATGTGTTCTGTGGTCTGCGGCATAACCTCGATAGCATCAAGTCGAAGGCGCGGATTTTGCTTTGCTGGGTTGATGAGGCTGAATCAGTCAGCGAAATTGCCTGGCAGAAGCTGAGCCCTACCGTTCGTGAGGAAGGCTCAGAGATTTGGGTGACGTGGAACCCAGAGCGCGATGGTAGCGCCACTGATAAGCGTTTTCGCAAAGAGGCTGGCGATGACTGCATTACCGTTGAGATGAACTACACGGATAATCCCTGGTTCCCCGATGTGCTGGAAGGTGAACGGCTGAACGATGAGCGCCGTCTTGACCCGGCAACATACGCATGGGTATGGGAAGGGGCTTACCTCGAAAACTCGGATAAGCAGGTACTGGCCGGCAAATATCGGATTGCTGAATTTTCCGACAATCTCTGGAAAGAGGCGGAACGCCTGTTCTTCGGTGCCGACTTCGGTTTCGCTAAAGACCCGAATACGTTGGTGCGTTCATTCATTCTGCATAACCGCCTTTACATCGAATATGAGGCATATGGTCAGCATACCGAACTTGACCACATGCCTGAGCTGTACGACACCATCCCCGGTGTGCGTGACTGGCCCATTAAGGCCGACTCAGCGCGGCCGGAGACAATCAGTTATCTCAAGAGACAGGGATTCAATATTTCAGCTGCTGAAAAGTGGCAGGGAAGCGTTGAGGACGGGATCGCCCATCTCCGTGGCTTTGACGAAATAATCATTCATCCTCGCTGCAAGAACGTGGCGCGCGAGGCACGGCTCTGGTCTTACAAAACTGACCGTATCACCGGTGAAGTGTTACCAAAACTGGCAGATGGCAATGAGCACTGTTGGGATGGGATACGCTACAGCTTGGATGGACATATCAAACGCAAATCTCAGGCCGTCGGGATGCTGATCCCTAAGCGACTTCGGTAA
- a CDS encoding anti-CBASS protein Acb1 family protein, with amino-acid sequence MNKNLQLAVNHALNDARIERARMAMLGPSMGLDNKRGSAWCEYGFPEQITYDNLYSLYRRGGIAHGAVEKLVGKCWQTNPEIIEGDKADEKRAETAWEKKLKQVFTNRLWRAFAEADRRRLVGRYSGILLHIRDNKPWNTEAARGRGLEKVTVAWAGSLNVSEWDTGLNSQTYGQPKMWQYTERLSNGATRRVEIHPDRIFILGDYTDDAIGFLEPAYNAFVSLEKVEGGSGESFLKNAARQLALSFDKEIDFGSLASMYGVSVDELQDKFNEAAREMNRGNDVLMSLQGADVTSLVSPVSDPSPTYSVNLQTASAGVDIPSRILVGNQQAERSSTEDQKYMNGRCQSRRGNLSFEIEDFCDKLIDLRIIDSVGQKTVIWDDLNQQTRAERLADSKTMAEVNKAMVESGDTAPFSGEEIRTAAGFETEGGDPLGETGDDDET; translated from the coding sequence ATGAACAAAAATCTCCAGCTGGCCGTCAACCACGCGTTGAACGACGCCAGGATTGAGCGTGCTCGTATGGCGATGCTTGGGCCATCTATGGGCCTGGATAATAAACGCGGCTCCGCCTGGTGCGAATACGGCTTTCCTGAGCAGATCACTTACGACAACCTTTATTCACTGTATCGCCGCGGTGGTATTGCGCATGGCGCCGTGGAAAAGCTGGTGGGCAAATGCTGGCAGACCAACCCGGAGATCATCGAGGGTGATAAGGCCGACGAGAAGCGCGCGGAAACTGCCTGGGAGAAAAAACTCAAACAGGTATTCACGAACCGGTTATGGCGCGCTTTTGCAGAGGCTGACCGTCGGCGGCTTGTCGGGCGTTACTCCGGCATTTTGTTGCACATCCGCGATAACAAACCATGGAATACCGAAGCAGCCAGAGGGCGAGGCCTCGAGAAAGTCACAGTAGCCTGGGCTGGTTCACTAAACGTGAGCGAGTGGGATACCGGTCTTAACTCGCAAACATACGGCCAGCCGAAGATGTGGCAATACACGGAACGGCTTTCAAATGGTGCCACGCGCCGTGTCGAAATCCATCCAGACCGGATCTTCATCCTTGGTGACTACACCGACGACGCTATCGGATTCCTTGAGCCAGCATATAACGCATTTGTCAGCCTGGAGAAAGTAGAGGGCGGTTCTGGTGAGTCATTCCTGAAGAACGCAGCGCGGCAGTTGGCGCTTAGCTTCGACAAAGAGATCGACTTCGGCAGTCTGGCGTCTATGTATGGCGTCAGCGTTGACGAATTGCAGGACAAGTTCAACGAAGCCGCGCGCGAGATGAACCGCGGCAACGATGTGCTGATGAGCCTACAGGGTGCAGATGTTACCTCCCTTGTTTCCCCTGTGTCTGATCCAAGCCCAACCTATAGCGTGAACCTGCAAACGGCTTCTGCCGGCGTTGATATTCCATCACGAATACTGGTAGGCAACCAACAGGCTGAACGCTCAAGCACCGAAGACCAGAAGTACATGAACGGGCGCTGCCAGAGTCGCCGCGGTAATCTATCGTTCGAAATTGAGGACTTCTGCGACAAGCTGATCGACCTGAGAATTATCGATTCTGTCGGCCAGAAAACGGTTATCTGGGACGATCTCAATCAACAGACTCGCGCTGAGCGCTTGGCGGACTCTAAGACCATGGCAGAGGTGAACAAGGCTATGGTTGAAAGCGGTGATACGGCGCCGTTCAGCGGTGAGGAAATTCGCACTGCTGCAGGATTTGAAACTGAAGGCGGCGACCCGCTTGGAGAGACAGGGGATGACGACGAAACCTAA
- a CDS encoding DUF2280 domain-containing protein, producing the protein MAALSTEVKAFIVQSLACFESPTKVIELVKAEYGINVSRQQVSQYTPGNAMASKLSQKWIDLFNATRKRFQNEIADIPIANKAYRLRVLDRMATNAEKMKNFGMTSQLIEQAAKEMGDAYTNRQKVEHTSPDGSMTPKPTIIQLLPVEPKA; encoded by the coding sequence ATGGCAGCATTATCGACAGAGGTTAAAGCCTTCATTGTTCAATCACTTGCATGTTTCGAGTCGCCAACAAAAGTCATTGAGCTTGTAAAGGCTGAATATGGCATCAATGTCTCACGGCAGCAGGTGTCACAATACACGCCCGGCAACGCAATGGCGTCCAAGTTGAGCCAGAAGTGGATCGACCTGTTCAATGCCACTCGTAAACGATTCCAGAATGAGATCGCCGACATCCCGATCGCAAACAAAGCATACCGGTTGCGCGTTCTTGACCGAATGGCGACCAATGCTGAAAAGATGAAGAACTTCGGTATGACCTCGCAACTTATCGAGCAGGCAGCCAAAGAAATGGGTGACGCCTATACCAATCGCCAGAAAGTAGAGCACACAAGTCCTGATGGCAGCATGACCCCGAAGCCTACCATCATCCAGTTACTGCCCGTTGAGCCGAAAGCATGA
- a CDS encoding lysozyme has protein sequence MNISKSGIELIKSFEGLRLKAYQDSVGVWTIGYGWTQPVDGKKVGPGMQIDQATADRLLKCGVVQYEQGVNQLVNVRITQGQFDALVSFAYNLGLRSLSTSTLLQKLNDGDKQGAADQFGRWVNAGGKRLDGLVARRAAEREMFLS, from the coding sequence ATGAATATCAGTAAAAGCGGCATTGAGCTGATCAAGAGCTTCGAAGGTCTGCGATTGAAAGCCTATCAGGATTCGGTGGGCGTCTGGACGATCGGTTACGGATGGACACAGCCAGTAGACGGTAAGAAAGTCGGCCCCGGAATGCAGATTGATCAGGCCACTGCCGATCGGTTGCTGAAATGCGGTGTTGTGCAGTATGAGCAGGGTGTTAATCAGCTCGTGAATGTGCGCATCACTCAGGGGCAGTTCGACGCGCTGGTGAGCTTTGCATACAACCTCGGCCTCCGCTCGCTGAGCACATCTACACTTCTGCAAAAACTGAACGATGGCGATAAGCAAGGTGCTGCAGATCAATTCGGGCGGTGGGTAAATGCTGGTGGTAAACGGCTAGATGGTCTGGTAGCACGCCGTGCAGCAGAGCGCGAGATGTTTCTGTCATGA
- a CDS encoding putative metallopeptidase, translated as MTKNPQKVSHRRRPYPPLRFIEDHQLTPYIGLVPANEVQGWMKRQIIDDAGSLFNPDHGHLADADLRFMWASSAFEKKGRHVLGQAEEVAMRAGGWQKARMEHQMCEWFGEVPKFIITLAADYCSQCSDAEFCALVEHELYHIAQATDDFGAPKFNKEGQPVLKLRGHDVEEFVGVVRRYGASVEVQELVDAANRPAEVAQLNIARACGNCMLRLA; from the coding sequence ATGACAAAAAATCCACAGAAAGTCTCTCATAGAAGGCGGCCCTATCCGCCGTTACGTTTTATCGAAGACCATCAGCTAACGCCATACATCGGCCTGGTTCCTGCGAACGAGGTGCAGGGGTGGATGAAGCGTCAAATCATCGACGATGCCGGCAGCCTGTTTAACCCAGACCACGGACACCTTGCAGACGCTGACTTGCGTTTCATGTGGGCATCGTCCGCGTTTGAGAAGAAAGGGCGCCATGTGCTCGGCCAGGCTGAAGAGGTAGCGATGCGCGCCGGCGGCTGGCAGAAGGCCAGAATGGAACATCAGATGTGTGAGTGGTTCGGTGAAGTGCCGAAATTCATCATCACGCTGGCTGCCGACTACTGCTCACAGTGCTCTGATGCTGAGTTCTGCGCCCTGGTCGAGCATGAGCTGTACCACATCGCACAGGCGACAGACGATTTCGGCGCACCAAAATTCAACAAGGAAGGCCAGCCGGTGCTGAAGCTGCGCGGCCACGACGTTGAAGAGTTTGTTGGCGTAGTTCGTCGGTATGGCGCCAGCGTGGAAGTTCAGGAACTGGTTGATGCGGCCAACAGGCCTGCGGAGGTGGCACAACTAAACATTGCCAGGGCGTGCGGTAACTGCATGTTGAGGCTGGCGTAA